TTTCCCTCTCGCCAGCGGAGTTGTCCCTGTTGGTACCAGCCTTGGTAGTTGTCGGGACGGCATTCGAGGGGACGATAGGTTGTGCAGGCCACGGTCGATAAATTTTCCATCCCAAGAAAGATTGCGCGTTTTGCGTTATTGAGGTGCTACTTCTACGATAACGGATTGCTTAAGGTAATCTAAAGGGCTGTTTTGGTAGACTTTTGGCTATTTTTTCTAGCCAAGCTGGTCAAGCTAGGTTTGGGGACGAATTGCACACCCTCATGTTCTGTAACAAATTTTACGATTCTTATGCTGCCTTCAGATTTGTTAATACATCGTCGCCAGGGGGAAAGTCTAATTCCCAAATATTTGAAGCCCGATAAACAGGCGATCGCCTTGGCAGAATTGTTGATTGATTGTTTTCAACGTTGCCAGGGAGAGCCCCAAAAGGTTTTGCAGAGCGAACTCCAGGAAATCGAAGGTGAAAGCACAGATTTTAAGGTGCAACGGGGTTTGGCCCACCTCCTCAAAAATCACTTCAGCACCTTTGAAATCATCAGTCCCCTAAAGCCCCAAATGTTGCGGGAAAAGGTCTTCGCCCAGGCTGCTGTCAATGTGCCAATTCCCGAGCAACGGTTAGAAGTTCTGGAGGCGATCGCCACGGAGCTGAGCACCGCCTTAGACCAGAACGTTACACCAGAAGCGATCGCCGCCGGTCTCTATGCCGATTTGCCCGAAAATCACATCCTCACCGAATTCACAGCCCCCACCCCAACCGCCCTCATCGATCGCTACAATCTCTCCCAAGTGCAGGGGATTTTTTACAAAGCCAGTCACCTGATCATCCATGCCCATCGCAATGACCCAGGGGAATATAAGCTGCTATTTCGTTATCTAAAGCTCTTTCAACTGATGACCTACATCGAAGGAGATGCAGACACGGGCTTTACGATCACCATCGACGGCCCAAGCAGTTTGTTTAAAGCTAGTACTCGCTATGGCTTGGCGATCGCCAAAATGCTGCCGGCCCTGCTCCACGTGAGCAGGTGGCAACTAGAGGCTCACCTGCAATACAAAGACACCTACAGCAACACCATCCGCCAGGGACAATTTTGCCTCGATGACAGTTGTAATCTCGTTAGCCACTATCCCCCCGGCAAGCCCTATGACAGTATGCTCGAAGAATCTTTTGTGAAAGGCTGGCAAAAGCTGAAAACTGACTGGCAGTTAGAGCGGGAGGTAGAGCTAATTCCTTTACCAGGGAGTGTGATGATTCCCGACTTTCGTCTCGTGCATCCCGATGGCCGAGAATATCTGTTGGAAATTGTCGGTTACTGGCGGCCGGAATATCTTCAGAAAAAATTTGCCCAGATTCGCCGCGCCGCACAGCCCAATTTCATTATTGCCATTTCAGAACGCCTCAATCTCCAAAAAGCTGGCGTGAAATTTGATGATTTACCGAATCCGATTATTTGGTTTAAAAACAAACTACTTGCAAAAGATATCTTGAAAGTGATTGAGAATTGAACACTGCCATTTGAGGAAAAACATAACTTTCGTGATGCTTATCGTTCCAAAAGAGCAAGTAACCTGATGTTGATCATATTTCTTTTTAATCCAGAAGAAGAAAATGATTTACGATTAGCTCAAAATCTTCATTTGTTTTAGATCATGGACAAAATCGTCGATACAATCGCTGCCTTGGGCGTCCCCGGTCTAATTTTGTTGGTGGCAATGGCGATTTCTGGCTGGGCTGGGGCGGCGGCGATTACCAGTGCTTTGGCAATGTTGGGCGGCCCATTTGGGATGCTGGGAGGAATCGCCATGCTGGGTGTACTCAGTCTAATCGCCAAAGGGATCGCCCAATACGGATTTGAAAGACTTTTTGAAAATGTCGTAATTGAATTAAGAAAACAAGGAAAAACCAAGTCAGATATTGAAAGAGAAGTTTTGCGATATCCTATTTCGCGAGAATTAAAGCTCAAAATCAAAGAATACTTAAACAATTTAGCCTAGAACCAGACAATCAATCAAAGCAAGCCAATGTCATCGATGTCCAGCTTTAACTGAATTATATTTCTGGCTGAGACTGCATATTTGAGTAAAAGATGAGCCCCTAGGGATGTCTATTTCTAGGGGCTCATCAGCACGTTAGAATTCAGCGTTTAGAGGGGTGCGGGGGAAAGGAATCACATCGCGGATATTGCCCATCCCCGTCATAAACTGCACCAACCGTTCAAAGCCGAGGCCAAAGCCAGCATGGGGCACAGTGCCGAAACGCCGGAGATCGAGATACCACCATAGATCATCGGCGATAATGCCCATCTCTTGGATGCGCCGTTCCAACACATCGAGCCGTTCTTCCCGCTGGGAACCGCCAATAATCTCACCAATTTTTGGGGCCAACACATCCATCGCCGCCACGGTTTGGTTGTCATCGTTGAGGCGCATGTAGAAGGCTTTAATATCCTTCGGGTAGTTGGTGACAATCAGAGGCTTTTTAAACAACTCTTCTGCCAAATAGCGCTCGTGTTCTGACTGGAGATCGATGCCCCATGCCACCGGAAATTCAAAGGTTTTACTGCTTTTTTCTAACAGGGCGATCGCCTCGGTGTAGGTAATGCGGGCAAACTCATTATCGATGATGTTTTGGGCGGTAGTGAGGACGGAGTTGTCGATGCGCTGGTTAAAAAACTCCATATCCTCTGGGCAAGTTTCCAAGACATATTTAAAGATGTAACGCAAAAATTCTTCGGCTAAATCTTGGTCGCCGATAATGTCGCAGAAAGCCATCTCCGGCTCCACCATCCAAAATTCTGCCAGGTGGCGCGAGGTATTAGAATTTTCTGCCCGGAAGGTGGGACCAAAGGTATAGACATTCTTAAAGGCCATGGCCATCACTTCCGCTTCGAGCTGACCACTGACCGTGAGATAAGCCGGCCGGCCAAAGAAGTCTTCGGCGTAATCAATCGCCCCCTCTTTTGTGCGTTTTGGGTTGGCCAGGTCGAAATTAGTGACCGCAAACATTTCCCCCGCCCCTTCGCAATCGCTGGCGGTAATAACCGGCGTGTGGGCCCAGATAAAGCCCCGTTCTTGGAAAAATTGATGGATGGCTGTGGCACAGGCATTACGGACCCGCATCACCGCGCCCATGGTGTTTGTCTTGCCTCGCAGGTGGCCGATGGTGCGTAAAAATTCAAAGCTGTGGCGTTTTTTCTGGAGGGGATAGGTTTCGGGATCGGCTTCTCCGTGCACAGTGACTGCCTGGGCCTGGAGTTCGATCCGTTGCCCTTTGCCAGGAGATTCCACCACTAACCCCGTCGCGGTGACGGATGCGCCCGTATTGAGCTTTTTGATTATGGTTTCGTAGTCGGCCAAGTTGCCATCGATAATCACCTGGAGGCCATTCATGGTGGAGCCATCGCTCAGTTCAATAAAAGAAAATCCCTTCAGCTCCCGTTTCGTTTTGACCCACCCCTCGGCGGTGATGGTGCTGTTGATGACGGCGGTGGTGAGGATTTCCTTAATGCGCATGGTTGTTGGCTTGATCTGGGGTTTGGAAAATGGAAAATGAATCGCCCTCTATCTTATCGATTTTGGGAACCTCAGGGCAGAAATGGGGAAGGCTTGGTTAAATCCGGAGTGCGGCAGGTGCGTTGGCCAAACCAGCGGTAACGGTTTGTCGCCACCAGTCGGTAGAGCCAATCCCGAAAATTTTGCGGTAAAGGCCGGGCCAAGGTGAACAGTTGCCAGGGGCCACCAAGCCTTTGGCAAATGGCTAAACAAGCATCGGAGCCGTAGGAAATATTCGCGCCATCAAAATAGGCGATCGCCCAATCTTCGCGCCTTTTGGGGAGAGGTGGTAGATATTGTCGGGCGGTTTCTCCCTGGAGGGGGGCAAGATGAAAGATTTGCGCTGTGTCAATCTTGAGCATCAAGTCCACAAAGCCATTGCAGAGATTACACTCGCCATCAAAAAAAATAATCGGTTTGTCAATTTCAATAGACATAATGGGTTGTGTTTGGGGCGATCGCTGCGCCATCAATTTTCCTTAAAATGGCTCCATGGCAAATTCTAGCGAAGGTACAATTTCAATGCGTTCTTCCCAGATGCCCACTGCCGAAAACGGTTGGGTCAATACCATTAAAGCCACTGATCCTGAGGCGATCGCCCTTGTCCAAGATTTATTAGAAAGTCAAATTTATTGCCACCTCAGCACCTGTTCCCCAGATGGCTTTCCCTGGAGTAGTCCTTTGCTATTTGTTTGGGATCAAGATTTAAACCTCTACTGGTCATCGGCGATCGCTGCCCACCATTCCCAAAATTTATCTCAGAATCAGGGGCGAGCCATGGTGACGGTATATGATGCCGAACGCATTAAGGCCACTTTTTTCGCCGGAAATGCCACAGAACTGACCGAATTAGAACCCCTAAGGCAAGTTTTAAGACAATTTGACGAACGCGCTCAACGACCCACACCCCGTCAAGCAGAAGATTATTGCGGCACTTCGCCCCGTAGAATGTACCAATTCACCGTGCAACAAGCCTGGGTCAGTGGCGATCGCCTTTTGTCAGGGGGGCAACTCATCGATACAAAAATCCATCTGGATTTAGCCACCCTCAAGGCTTATTTTTCGCCGTAAATATGCACCACAATTTCCCGAGTATGGCGACAACTGCGGTGTTCCCAGAGATAAATGCCTTGCCAGGTGCCCAACACCAGATGACCGTTGGCGATCGGAATTTGTTCAGTGGTTTTCGTGAGTACCGAACGGATATGGGCCGGCATATCGTCGGCCCCCTCAGCGCTATGGATATAGGCATGGCCATCTTCCGGCACTAATTTTGCCATAAAGTTTTCTAGGTCCAGCAACACATCGGGGTCAGCATTTTCTTGAATAATCAACGAGGCAGAGGTATGGCGTACAAAAACGACGCAAAGGCCCGTTTTAATGCCCGATTCCGCGACGTAGGACTCGATTTTGGCCGTAATTTTGTGGAAGGATTTTCCTTGGGTTTGAATTTGGAGAGCTTGTTGGTATTGGTGCAGCATCGGTAAAGTATGGGTCAAAATGGCAAGGACTCGCTCCATCCTAAAATGAAAGAAAACCGAGCCCAAATTGATTATGTCTGATTGGTCAAATATTTCCCTCGCGATCCCCGATTTTAGTGCTGCTGCTTTTGTTGCGCCCAATGCAACGGTGCTGGGTGCTGTGAGTCTTGCGGAGGGATCTAGTGTTTGGTATGGGGCTGTGGTGCGCGGTGATCTCGAAGGGATTCATGTCGGCCCCTTTAGTAATGTGCAAGATGGGGCGGTGCTCCACGGCGATCCGGGCAAACTCACAGTGGTTGAAGACTATGTCACCATTGGTCACAAGGCAGTGGTTCACAGCGCCCACATTGAAACAGGCTGCTTGATCGGTATTGGTGCGATTATTTTGGATGGTGTGCGGGTCGGTGCCGGTAGCATTATCGGCGCGGGCTGTGTCGTCACAAAAGATGTGCCAAGGCGATCGCTCATGGTGGGAATTCCGGCGAAACGATTAAAAGAAGTAACCGATGACCAAGCCGCCGGGCTAATCAACCATGCCAAGGCTTATCATCAGTTGGCATTAAAACATTCGACACTTTCCCCTTGAGCTTGACAGTCAGCACAGAGGCCAAAAAATTCGAGGGTATGGTAGTAGACCTTGAATTTTTGGGTCTGGCACCAATCGGTAATTTTTTGTCCGATGGGACAGCTATCGAGGGGATAAGATTGGCCACAATTGACGCAATTTAAATGGTGGTGGTGGTGTTCAGGGGCGTCAATTTTGCTATAAAAAGATTCTCCCTCTGGGGTGACGCGCTCTTGAATTTTTCCTTCCACTTTGAAGAGTTTGAGGGCACGGTAAACCGTGGCCAAGCCAATGGTAATACCGGCCTGTTTCATTTCTAAATGCAGACTCTGGGCACTGATTTCTCCCTCTTTGGTTTGTATCAGTTGGAGGATCTGCTGCTGGTTTTTGGTCAGTTTTTTAGACATTAGGCTCCGGTTTGAATGGTGCGGCGATCGCAATAGAATTTGCAACTGAGGCTCATGAGGTAGGCAACTCCCGAAACGAGAATAATCGTTGCCCCTGAGGTGAGGTCAAATTTGTAAGACAACCATAGTCCTAGGGTGGTGAAGATCATCCCTAAAATGCTGGCAAACAGCATCATCCCTGTAATTTTTTTTTGCCACTGGCCGGCGATCGCCGCCGGGACAGTCAACAGAGCGATTACCATAATGAGCCCAACAATCTGCATCACCATCACTACCGTCAGGGCCACTAGGCCCACTAAAACAAGATATAAACTCCGCACTGGCAGATTACGGGTAGTGGCAAAAATAGGGTCAAAGGAAATTGCTAGCCATTCTTTATAAAGTAGGGTGACCAGGGCAATGATCAAACAGTCAATGCCAAGCATCACCCAAAGGTCGGGCCTGGGAACTGCCAAAATGCTGCCGAACAAATAGCTCTCTAAGCCAGCTTTGTACCCCTGGGTCAAGTCAATGAGAATAATCCCGATCGCCATGCCGATCGCCCACATCACACCGATGAGAGTATCGCCCCGTTGTTTGGTTTGTTGTTCGACCCAGCCCATCCCCAGGGCGGAGATGAGGCCAAAGGCGATCGCCCCCCAGATCGGATTAAACCGAAAGAAATACCCAAGGCCAATCCCCCCATAGGCGGCGTGGGCGATGCCACCACTAATAAAAACAATGCGATTAACCACGACAAAGGTACCAATGATGCCGCAGGCAATACTGACGAGTACCCCCGCAATGAGGGCGTTTTGCATAAAGTCAAACTGGAGAGCATCAAGCATGGTCACAGGGGGAAGAATGATTGTGGACTGGTGCTAAAGTGGTTTCACCATGGTCAGGAAACACCCGGTGGGGAATGCCATGGGCGATCAAATCAACGGGACATTGGTAGGTTTCTTCGATCATCCTCGGGGTGATCAGGCGATCGTAATGATAATGCAAGCGGCGATTGAGGCAGCCCACGGTTTTCACATAGGTAGAAATAGCACCCAAATCATGGGAAATCATCACAATGGTAATTTCTTGATTGAGCTCCTGGAGGAGTTCGTAGATGCTGTTTTGGATATGGGAATCGACGTTGGCAGTGGGTTCATCTAGAAGCAATATTTTGGGTTCCGACGCCAGAGCCCGGGCCACATAAATCCGTTGTCTTTCTCCCCCAGACAGTTCTCCAATGGGGCGATCGCCTTTATGGGCCATCCCCACCTGTTCGAGGCAGCGTTGGACAATTTCTCGGTCTTTGTGGTTATAGCGTTGAAATAATTTCCGTTTCCCGAGACGTCCCATACTAACCACATCCCTCGCTTGGATCGGAAAATCCCGGTCAAGCTCTAGCAATTGGGGCACATAGCCGATATAACGGCGTCCCTGGGTCACAGGCCGGTCTAAAATTTTGACCGTGCCCCGTTGGGGTTGCACGAGGCCCAGCAGTACCTTCAAGAGGGTCGTTTTCCCGCCACCATTGGGGCCAATCAAACCCACAAAGTCTAGGGCTTGGACGGTGAGATTAATGTCTTCAAGCACCGGAGTCTGGG
The nucleotide sequence above comes from [Synechococcus] sp. NIES-970. Encoded proteins:
- a CDS encoding hypothetical protein (conserved hypothetical protein) yields the protein MLPSDLLIHRRQGESLIPKYLKPDKQAIALAELLIDCFQRCQGEPQKVLQSELQEIEGESTDFKVQRGLAHLLKNHFSTFEIISPLKPQMLREKVFAQAAVNVPIPEQRLEVLEAIATELSTALDQNVTPEAIAAGLYADLPENHILTEFTAPTPTALIDRYNLSQVQGIFYKASHLIIHAHRNDPGEYKLLFRYLKLFQLMTYIEGDADTGFTITIDGPSSLFKASTRYGLAIAKMLPALLHVSRWQLEAHLQYKDTYSNTIRQGQFCLDDSCNLVSHYPPGKPYDSMLEESFVKGWQKLKTDWQLEREVELIPLPGSVMIPDFRLVHPDGREYLLEIVGYWRPEYLQKKFAQIRRAAQPNFIIAISERLNLQKAGVKFDDLPNPIIWFKNKLLAKDILKVIEN
- the asnS gene encoding asparaginyl-tRNA synthetase; its protein translation is MRIKEILTTAVINSTITAEGWVKTKRELKGFSFIELSDGSTMNGLQVIIDGNLADYETIIKKLNTGASVTATGLVVESPGKGQRIELQAQAVTVHGEADPETYPLQKKRHSFEFLRTIGHLRGKTNTMGAVMRVRNACATAIHQFFQERGFIWAHTPVITASDCEGAGEMFAVTNFDLANPKRTKEGAIDYAEDFFGRPAYLTVSGQLEAEVMAMAFKNVYTFGPTFRAENSNTSRHLAEFWMVEPEMAFCDIIGDQDLAEEFLRYIFKYVLETCPEDMEFFNQRIDNSVLTTAQNIIDNEFARITYTEAIALLEKSSKTFEFPVAWGIDLQSEHERYLAEELFKKPLIVTNYPKDIKAFYMRLNDDNQTVAAMDVLAPKIGEIIGGSQREERLDVLERRIQEMGIIADDLWWYLDLRRFGTVPHAGFGLGFERLVQFMTGMGNIRDVIPFPRTPLNAEF
- a CDS encoding hypothetical protein (protein of unknown function (DUF393)), which gives rise to MAQRSPQTQPIMSIEIDKPIIFFDGECNLCNGFVDLMLKIDTAQIFHLAPLQGETARQYLPPLPKRREDWAIAYFDGANISYGSDACLAICQRLGGPWQLFTLARPLPQNFRDWLYRLVATNRYRWFGQRTCRTPDLTKPSPFLP
- a CDS encoding pyridoxamine 5'-phosphate oxidase; this translates as MRSSQMPTAENGWVNTIKATDPEAIALVQDLLESQIYCHLSTCSPDGFPWSSPLLFVWDQDLNLYWSSAIAAHHSQNLSQNQGRAMVTVYDAERIKATFFAGNATELTELEPLRQVLRQFDERAQRPTPRQAEDYCGTSPRRMYQFTVQQAWVSGDRLLSGGQLIDTKIHLDLATLKAYFSP
- a CDS encoding hypothetical protein (conserved hypothetical protein TIGR00149), yielding MERVLAILTHTLPMLHQYQQALQIQTQGKSFHKITAKIESYVAESGIKTGLCVVFVRHTSASLIIQENADPDVLLDLENFMAKLVPEDGHAYIHSAEGADDMPAHIRSVLTKTTEQIPIANGHLVLGTWQGIYLWEHRSCRHTREIVVHIYGEK
- a CDS encoding ferripyochelin binding protein — protein: MSDWSNISLAIPDFSAAAFVAPNATVLGAVSLAEGSSVWYGAVVRGDLEGIHVGPFSNVQDGAVLHGDPGKLTVVEDYVTIGHKAVVHSAHIETGCLIGIGAIILDGVRVGAGSIIGAGCVVTKDVPRRSLMVGIPAKRLKEVTDDQAAGLINHAKAYHQLALKHSTLSP
- a CDS encoding ferric uptake regulation protein; translated protein: MSKKLTKNQQQILQLIQTKEGEISAQSLHLEMKQAGITIGLATVYRALKLFKVEGKIQERVTPEGESFYSKIDAPEHHHHHLNCVNCGQSYPLDSCPIGQKITDWCQTQKFKVYYHTLEFFGLCADCQAQGESVECFNAN
- a CDS encoding zinc ABC transport family protein, producing the protein MLDALQFDFMQNALIAGVLVSIACGIIGTFVVVNRIVFISGGIAHAAYGGIGLGYFFRFNPIWGAIAFGLISALGMGWVEQQTKQRGDTLIGVMWAIGMAIGIILIDLTQGYKAGLESYLFGSILAVPRPDLWVMLGIDCLIIALVTLLYKEWLAISFDPIFATTRNLPVRSLYLVLVGLVALTVVMVMQIVGLIMVIALLTVPAAIAGQWQKKITGMMLFASILGMIFTTLGLWLSYKFDLTSGATIILVSGVAYLMSLSCKFYCDRRTIQTGA
- a CDS encoding ABC transporter, whose protein sequence is METIISLEQVWAGYPQTPVLEDINLTVQALDFVGLIGPNGGGKTTLLKVLLGLVQPQRGTVKILDRPVTQGRRYIGYVPQLLELDRDFPIQARDVVSMGRLGKRKLFQRYNHKDREIVQRCLEQVGMAHKGDRPIGELSGGERQRIYVARALASEPKILLLDEPTANVDSHIQNSIYELLQELNQEITIVMISHDLGAISTYVKTVGCLNRRLHYHYDRLITPRMIEETYQCPVDLIAHGIPHRVFPDHGETTLAPVHNHSSPCDHA